A DNA window from Trueperaceae bacterium contains the following coding sequences:
- the aroA gene encoding 3-phosphoshikimate 1-carboxyvinyltransferase: MSLAPMGRVDMSFEVPGSKSLTNRALVLAALADGESVLEKALIAEDSQVMVEALRTLGISVEVEDDQFMVEGCGGRIPVKEADLDLRLSGTSIRFLTALVALGQGSFRLDGNQRMRERPIQDLLDALAGLGVKSEAQFQTGSPPVIVRADGIKGGKTHIAGDRSSQYLSALLMVAPLADAPVAIEVTGELQSKPFIDMTLALMADFGVMVDREGHNSFYVLPSAYQPQFHRIEGDAMSAGYFWAAAAASGGRVEIRNLGNSSLQGDRRITEILDEMGCQVIWRDHSCEVIGPRNGQLRGGDFDLNDMPDQAQTVAVLGMFADSPVTITNVANMRIKETDRLTALSTELRRLGVRVEEGTDSIVVHPLRTSPRCITIDTYGDHRMAMAFAIASIRFDLELKNPSCVAKTYPGFFDDWAMLRS, encoded by the coding sequence ATGAGTTTAGCCCCAATGGGTCGGGTTGACATGTCTTTTGAGGTGCCGGGATCCAAAAGTTTGACAAACCGTGCTCTTGTATTGGCTGCATTAGCGGATGGAGAGAGCGTTCTTGAAAAGGCTTTAATTGCTGAGGATAGCCAGGTTATGGTTGAAGCCCTCCGAACTCTTGGGATCTCAGTTGAAGTTGAGGACGACCAGTTCATGGTTGAGGGCTGCGGAGGCCGAATTCCCGTTAAGGAAGCTGATCTTGACCTTCGCCTTTCCGGTACTTCGATAAGATTTCTTACCGCCCTTGTTGCTCTTGGTCAAGGATCTTTCCGACTTGATGGTAATCAGCGTATGCGAGAACGGCCTATCCAGGATTTGTTGGACGCTTTAGCAGGTCTTGGGGTCAAGTCGGAAGCACAGTTCCAAACAGGATCCCCACCCGTGATAGTGAGAGCTGATGGTATTAAGGGAGGTAAGACTCATATTGCTGGAGATCGGTCATCCCAGTACTTGTCAGCCCTTCTCATGGTGGCTCCCTTGGCTGATGCGCCTGTTGCAATTGAAGTAACTGGAGAACTCCAGTCGAAGCCATTTATAGACATGACGTTGGCGCTAATGGCGGATTTTGGCGTAATGGTAGATCGAGAAGGCCACAATTCCTTTTATGTTCTCCCATCGGCTTATCAGCCTCAGTTTCATCGGATTGAAGGTGATGCTATGTCCGCAGGGTATTTTTGGGCTGCTGCTGCTGCTTCAGGGGGAAGGGTAGAAATCAGAAACTTGGGCAACTCTTCCTTGCAGGGTGACCGTAGGATTACTGAGATTCTGGATGAGATGGGTTGTCAAGTAATTTGGCGCGATCATAGTTGCGAAGTCATTGGTCCCCGTAATGGTCAACTTAGGGGAGGAGATTTTGACTTAAATGATATGCCCGATCAAGCTCAAACGGTAGCGGTATTAGGCATGTTTGCGGATTCCCCTGTCACCATAACTAACGTGGCTAATATGAGGATTAAAGAAACTGACCGCTTGACAGCTTTGTCCACCGAACTAAGGCGATTAGGTGTCCGTGTAGAGGAGGGTACTGATTCGATCGTCGTACATCCTCTTCGAACTAGTCCGAGATGTATCACCATCGATACCTATGGTGATCATCGTATGGCTATGGCCTTTGCTAT
- a CDS encoding 50S ribosomal protein L31 yields the protein MKKDIHPKLVPCKIYCEGEVVLETYSTKAEMTVDVWSGNHPFYTGQQRFIDTEGRVEKFQKRFGDSYRRQNNKS from the coding sequence ATGAAAAAAGATATTCACCCTAAACTAGTTCCTTGCAAGATATATTGTGAAGGCGAAGTAGTTCTAGAAACCTACAGCACTAAAGCTGAGATGACTGTTGATGTTTGGTCAGGTAATCATCCTTTCTACACTGGACAGCAAAGGTTTATAGACACTGAAGGCCGTGTTGAAAAATTCCAGAAGCGCTTTGGTGACAGCTATCGTAGGCAAAATAATAAGTCTTAG